A section of the Glandiceps talaboti chromosome 8, keGlaTala1.1, whole genome shotgun sequence genome encodes:
- the LOC144438482 gene encoding uncharacterized protein LOC144438482, translated as MADKNMQVGHQETDNITQCLVCKSALQVRDSHGGYFCSDLCRSSYSTLKSCSEQIGVEADLFKMKVANRKDIKIEVPFHFHEAGTENGCSQPLEGEIVKLSDEGLLQKQTAVDRDGMVLDVEHLRHLVSDHDLKLEREAMIKQRDQCSKALYDIDKKVKCMLHVIDETLSLYTENSRKQSENVTQVQELCCELQEMTYTRNEDVDMLKQKMKLLEEKFNLQCRKQDEMEKSVKSLAVKSHKQEKMLAHTLLKEKEPSIKQSEMTAVQNKVKNLELELDILKREMSRPWFTNTSSQQPVHISIQNPINNYVPFATSDPRVPATSVLQDEGQYFDPSRRYVPSRNVWGYANHTAPPHYQHQPAELPPYSDVTQSDTIGPRNFEKHTTEYDREKKTANGEGKK; from the exons ATGGCTGATAAGAATATGCAAGTTGGTCATCAAGAGACCGATAACATCACACAATGTTTGGTGTGTAAGTCAGCTCTACAGGTGAGAGACAGTCATGGAGGTTACTTCTGCAGTGACTTGTGTCGTTCTAGTTACTCGACATTGAAGAGTTGTAGTGAACAAATCGG tgttgAAGCTGATCTATTCAAGATGAAAGTTGCAAACAGAAAGGATATCAAAATAGAGGTCCCGTTTCATTTTCATGAG GCTGGGACAGAAAACGGTTGTTCGCAGCCACTAGAAGGGGAAATCGTTAAGTTATCTGACGAAGGTCTTCTACAGAAACAGACTGCTGTAGACAGAGATGGAATGGTACTTGATGTTGAACACCTTCGACATTTGGTGTCTGATCATGATTTGAAGCTTGAGAGGGAGGCCATGATAAAGCAACGCGATCAGTGTAGCAAAGCCCTCTATGACATTGACAAAAAGGTCAAGTGCATGCTCCACGTCATTGACGAGACTTTAAGCTTGTATACTGAGAACTCGCGGAAGCAGTCAGAGAATGTGACTCAAGTTCAAGAACTCTGTTGCGAACTTCAGGAAATGACGTACACAAGAAACGAGGACGTCGACATGCTGAAGCAGAAGATGAAATTACTCGAAGAGAAGTTCAATCTGCAGTGCAGAAAACAGGATGAAATGGAAAAATCCGTGAAATCCCTTGCCGTCAAAAGTCATAAACAGGAGAAAATGTTAGCCCACACTCTTCTGAAGGAGAAGGAACCGAGTATCAAACAGTCTGAAATGACAGCCGTGCAGAACAAAGTGAAGAACCTTGAGTTAGAACTCGACATACTGAAGCGAGAAATGAGTAGGCCCTGGTTTACCAATACTTCAAGTCAACAACCGGTTCATATTAGTATACAGAATCCCATTAATAATTACGTACCCTTCGCCACCAGTGACCCCAGAGTTCCCGCCACTTCTGTTCTACAAGACGAAGGGCAATACTTTGATCCAAGCAGAAGATACGTTCCATCACGGAATGTATGGGGGTATGCGAATCACACTGCGCCGCCTCACTACCAGCACCAGCCAGCTGAGCTGCCGCCTTATTCTGATGTCACTCAGTCGGATACCATTGGCCCGCGTAATTTTGAGAAACACACAACCGAATATGATCGTGAAAAAAAGACTGCGAATGGTGAGGGAAAGAAATAA